A DNA window from Pseudomonas sp. B21-056 contains the following coding sequences:
- a CDS encoding ABC transporter ATP-binding protein produces the protein MTETSIVNLLELEQVSLSFKGVKAVTDISFRVVTGEICALIGPNGAGKSSLLNVISGVYQAQSGRIRFDRKEWRRVRAHDAAVRGIARTFQNIALFKGMSVLDNVLTGRNLKRRSTWIEQTLQIGRARREDDRQREAAERVIEFLHLQPWRHVSVGTLPYGLQKRVELARALAAEPRLLLLDEPMAGMNAEEKQQMSRFIVDINRELGTTVVLIEHDIGVVMDISDHVVVLDYGRKIGDGAPEAVRQNPEVIAAYLGTRH, from the coding sequence ATGACTGAAACGAGCATCGTGAATTTGCTGGAACTGGAACAGGTGTCCCTGTCATTCAAAGGCGTCAAAGCGGTCACCGACATCAGTTTTCGCGTTGTCACCGGTGAGATCTGTGCCTTGATCGGCCCCAACGGCGCCGGCAAGAGTTCGCTGTTGAATGTCATCAGCGGTGTGTACCAGGCCCAGAGCGGGCGTATCCGTTTTGATCGGAAAGAGTGGCGCAGGGTGCGCGCCCACGATGCGGCCGTGCGCGGTATCGCCCGGACGTTCCAGAACATCGCGCTGTTCAAGGGCATGAGCGTGCTCGACAACGTCCTGACCGGACGCAATCTCAAGCGTCGCAGCACCTGGATCGAACAGACCCTGCAAATCGGTCGAGCCCGGCGCGAGGATGATCGCCAGCGTGAAGCGGCGGAGCGGGTCATTGAGTTCCTGCACTTGCAGCCCTGGCGCCACGTGTCGGTCGGCACGTTGCCCTATGGCTTGCAGAAACGGGTAGAGCTGGCCCGTGCGCTGGCGGCGGAGCCTCGGCTGTTGCTGCTGGATGAGCCCATGGCCGGGATGAATGCCGAGGAGAAGCAGCAAATGAGCCGTTTCATCGTCGACATCAATCGCGAACTGGGCACCACCGTGGTGTTGATCGAGCACGACATTGGCGTGGTCATGGACATCAGCGACCACGTGGTGGTGCTGGATTACGGTCGCAAGATCGGCGACGGCGCGCCCGAAGCGGTACGGCAGAACCCCGAGGTCATTGCGGCTTACCTGGGCACACGCCACTGA
- a CDS encoding ABC transporter ATP-binding protein: protein MATNVPILQIDDIEVFYEQTILAVRSVSLNVAKGQVVALLGANGAGKSTTLKAVSNLVRAERGEVVRGRIVYQGREVTHSAPHTLAANGLVQVLEGRHCFAQLTVEENLLAGALARQVPRRQLLADLEWVYGHFPRLKLRRSIPAGYTSGGEQQMIAIGRALMAKPQLVLLDEPSMGLAPQIVEEIFEIIRQLNERDGVSFLIAEQNITTALRYAHFGYVLESGRVVSEGRADQLAARSDLHDFYLGARNGARAPSSSVGAGSG, encoded by the coding sequence ATGGCGACGAACGTGCCGATCCTGCAGATCGACGATATTGAAGTCTTCTATGAACAGACCATCCTGGCCGTGCGGAGCGTGTCGCTGAACGTCGCGAAAGGGCAGGTCGTGGCGTTGCTGGGCGCCAATGGTGCCGGTAAGAGCACGACGTTGAAGGCAGTCTCCAACCTGGTGCGTGCCGAACGGGGCGAAGTGGTACGGGGGCGGATTGTGTATCAAGGGCGAGAGGTGACTCACAGCGCTCCCCACACCTTGGCGGCGAACGGTTTGGTGCAAGTGCTGGAAGGTCGGCATTGCTTTGCCCAATTGACCGTGGAGGAAAACCTCCTCGCTGGCGCCCTTGCGCGCCAGGTTCCGCGGCGCCAGCTCCTGGCCGATCTGGAGTGGGTCTACGGCCATTTCCCGCGCCTGAAACTACGCCGCAGCATCCCCGCCGGCTATACCTCGGGCGGAGAGCAGCAGATGATCGCGATAGGACGGGCGCTGATGGCCAAGCCTCAGCTGGTCTTGCTGGACGAACCCTCGATGGGGCTGGCACCGCAGATCGTCGAGGAAATCTTCGAAATCATCCGCCAGCTCAATGAGCGTGATGGCGTCAGCTTTCTGATCGCCGAACAGAACATCACGACGGCGCTGCGTTACGCCCATTTCGGCTACGTACTGGAAAGCGGTCGCGTGGTCAGTGAAGGCCGTGCTGACCAACTGGCGGCCCGCAGCGACCTGCATGATTTTTATCTGGGGGCACGCAATGGGGCGAGGGCTCCATCCTCAAGCGTCGGCGCGGGATCAGGTTGA
- a CDS encoding ABC transporter substrate-binding protein yields MFKRSFASSLALALSLTVAAFTVQADNEQYFPLQSYRVGPYAAGGTGFFGGFIDYLKYVNANGGVNGVQLTWSECETEYVVEKGVECYERLKKGLNGAPAAATNPLSVGIAYATLERSTADKLPLITINHGRTDSTDGSVFPYVFPLQLNPYSEVSAIINYIGQRAGGLDKLKGLKIVTLYHGSPYGKETNEVLQTLADKYGFSLTLLEVPHPGNEQQSQWLNIRREKPDWVILRGWGVMNPVALKTAQKVGFPADRIIGNIWSNSEDDAAPAGAAAKGFIAITTHPSGTDFPVLQGIKQQVVDTGHGDLADPKRFGTVYYNLGVVNGILNVEAVRIAQQKFGKQPLTGEQVRWGFENLKLDDARLKELGALGLVQPLQLSCSDHEGGGAVRFQQWDGAQWKLISDWVQADRALLRPIIEASSHQYAREKGITPRDCNKET; encoded by the coding sequence ATGTTCAAACGATCTTTCGCGAGCAGCCTGGCGCTGGCCCTCAGCCTCACCGTCGCGGCCTTTACCGTCCAGGCGGACAACGAGCAATACTTCCCGCTGCAAAGCTATCGCGTCGGCCCCTATGCGGCCGGTGGCACCGGTTTTTTCGGCGGCTTCATCGACTATCTCAAATACGTCAACGCCAACGGCGGCGTGAACGGCGTCCAGTTGACCTGGAGCGAATGCGAAACCGAATACGTGGTGGAAAAGGGCGTCGAGTGCTACGAGCGCCTGAAGAAAGGCTTGAACGGTGCGCCAGCGGCGGCCACCAACCCGCTGTCGGTGGGCATCGCCTACGCCACGCTGGAGCGTTCGACGGCCGACAAACTGCCGTTGATTACCATCAACCACGGACGCACGGACTCCACCGATGGCAGCGTGTTTCCCTATGTCTTCCCGTTGCAGTTGAACCCTTATTCCGAAGTGTCCGCGATCATCAACTACATCGGCCAGCGGGCCGGCGGGCTGGATAAACTCAAGGGCCTGAAGATCGTCACTCTGTACCACGGCTCGCCCTACGGCAAGGAGACCAACGAGGTCCTGCAAACCCTGGCCGACAAGTACGGCTTTTCGCTGACCTTGCTGGAGGTGCCGCACCCAGGCAACGAACAGCAGTCGCAATGGCTGAACATCCGCCGGGAAAAACCCGACTGGGTGATCCTGCGCGGCTGGGGCGTGATGAACCCGGTGGCGCTGAAGACCGCGCAGAAGGTCGGCTTCCCGGCCGATCGCATCATCGGCAATATCTGGAGCAATTCCGAGGATGACGCCGCACCGGCCGGTGCCGCCGCCAAAGGATTCATTGCCATTACCACTCATCCTTCGGGTACCGATTTCCCGGTGCTGCAAGGCATCAAGCAGCAAGTGGTCGATACCGGTCATGGCGACCTGGCCGATCCCAAGCGTTTCGGCACCGTGTACTACAACCTCGGCGTGGTCAACGGCATTCTTAACGTTGAAGCCGTGCGTATCGCACAGCAGAAATTCGGCAAGCAGCCGTTGACCGGTGAGCAGGTGCGCTGGGGGTTCGAGAATCTCAAGCTCGACGACGCTCGACTCAAGGAACTGGGGGCGTTGGGGTTGGTGCAGCCGTTGCAACTCTCGTGCTCGGACCACGAAGGTGGCGGGGCGGTGCGCTTCCAGCAATGGGACGGCGCGCAGTGGAAACTGATCAGCGACTGGGTCCAGGCCGACCGCGCCTTGCTGCGGCCGATCATCGAAGCGTCGTCCCATCAGTACGCCCGGGAAAAAGGCATCACCCCGCGTGACTGCAACAAGGAAACCTGA
- a CDS encoding branched-chain amino acid ABC transporter permease yields the protein MEFFFEVLIGGLLAGVMYALVAIGFVLIYKASGVFNFAQGAMVLFSALTFVSLLERGVPFWLAFLVSLAAMVLIAVAVERVVLRPLVNRSPITLFMATLGLSYVIEGFAQALWGAQVHGLELGISDEPLELGGMLLSQFDIFAALTAASLVLLLSWLFNKTRLGLSLRAVADDPLAALAVGIRLQRVWVVVWSVAGFVGLVAGLLWGARLGVQFSLSLVVLKALPVLIIGGFTSISGAIVGGLIIGASEKLAEVYLGPIIGSGIENWFPYVLALLFLLVRPAGLFGERAIERV from the coding sequence ATGGAATTTTTCTTTGAAGTACTGATTGGCGGGCTGCTGGCGGGGGTGATGTACGCCCTGGTCGCCATCGGTTTTGTACTGATCTACAAGGCCTCCGGCGTGTTCAATTTCGCCCAGGGCGCGATGGTGCTGTTCTCCGCGCTGACCTTTGTCAGCCTGTTGGAGCGCGGCGTGCCGTTCTGGCTGGCCTTTCTTGTCAGCCTGGCGGCCATGGTGTTGATCGCGGTGGCGGTGGAGCGCGTGGTGCTGCGCCCGCTGGTCAATCGTTCACCCATCACGCTGTTCATGGCCACCCTCGGACTGTCCTACGTCATCGAGGGATTCGCCCAGGCGCTGTGGGGCGCCCAGGTGCATGGTTTGGAGCTGGGCATCAGTGACGAACCCCTGGAGCTGGGCGGGATGCTGTTGTCGCAGTTCGACATTTTCGCCGCGCTGACAGCGGCATCGCTGGTGCTGCTGTTGTCCTGGCTGTTCAACAAGACCCGACTGGGGCTGTCGCTGCGAGCCGTGGCCGACGATCCGCTGGCGGCGTTGGCCGTGGGCATCCGCTTGCAGCGGGTGTGGGTGGTGGTGTGGTCGGTGGCAGGGTTTGTCGGGCTGGTCGCCGGCCTGCTCTGGGGCGCCCGCCTGGGGGTGCAGTTCTCGCTGTCGCTGGTGGTGCTCAAGGCATTGCCGGTGTTGATCATCGGTGGCTTCACCTCCATCAGCGGCGCGATTGTCGGCGGGCTGATCATCGGCGCCTCGGAGAAGCTGGCGGAGGTGTACCTGGGACCCATTATCGGCAGTGGCATCGAGAACTGGTTTCCCTACGTGCTGGCGCTGCTGTTCCTGCTGGTGCGCCCGGCGGGGTTGTTTGGCGAACGTGCCATCGAACGGGTCTAG
- a CDS encoding acyl-CoA dehydrogenase family protein: protein MTAQQQHLPHSLSTGTDYQALAERFRPIFARIQAGALEREQSRSLPYEQVKWLKEAGFGAVRVPVEHGGAGASLPQLLQLLIELAEADSNLPQALRGHFAFVEDRLNAHAGSTQDTWFKRFVAGELVGNAWTEVGEVKIGQVGTRVSRQGEQWVVNGTKFYSTGSIFADWIDLYAQRDDNGTDVIAAVRVQQPGVRQSDDWDGFGQRTTGSGTSVFENAVVEAENLIDFSTRFKYQTAFYQLVLLAVLTGSGRAAVRDITEQVQKRTRIFSTGNASQVSQDVQVQQVVGKASAQVYAAEATALRAAQASQHAYESRFSHDADTEHHANVAAELESAQAQVVIADLILRATSDLFNALSASATSSAKALDRHWRNARTAASHNPLIYKERIIGDWQINGTEPPYVWQIGGGTKGELNAANR, encoded by the coding sequence ATGACCGCACAGCAACAGCATCTGCCCCATAGCCTTTCCACCGGCACCGACTATCAGGCCCTGGCCGAGCGTTTTCGGCCGATCTTCGCGCGTATCCAGGCCGGCGCGCTGGAGCGTGAACAGTCCCGCAGCCTGCCCTATGAGCAGGTGAAATGGCTGAAGGAAGCAGGCTTCGGCGCCGTGCGCGTACCCGTCGAACATGGCGGCGCCGGTGCTTCGTTACCGCAACTGTTGCAACTGCTGATCGAACTCGCCGAAGCCGACTCCAACCTGCCCCAGGCCTTGCGCGGTCATTTCGCCTTTGTCGAAGACCGCCTCAACGCCCATGCCGGCAGTACCCAGGACACATGGTTCAAGCGCTTCGTGGCCGGTGAACTGGTGGGCAATGCCTGGACCGAAGTCGGCGAGGTGAAAATCGGCCAGGTCGGTACCCGGGTTTCCCGTCAGGGGGAGCAATGGGTGGTCAACGGCACCAAGTTCTACAGCACCGGCAGCATTTTCGCCGACTGGATCGACCTGTATGCCCAGCGTGACGACAACGGCACCGACGTGATCGCTGCCGTCCGCGTACAACAACCGGGCGTCAGGCAAAGCGATGACTGGGACGGCTTCGGCCAACGCACCACCGGCAGCGGCACGTCGGTGTTCGAAAATGCCGTGGTCGAGGCAGAAAACCTCATCGACTTTTCCACTCGCTTCAAATACCAGACCGCGTTTTATCAACTGGTCCTGTTGGCCGTGCTGACCGGATCTGGCCGCGCAGCGGTCCGCGACATCACCGAGCAGGTGCAGAAACGCACACGAATCTTCAGCACCGGCAACGCCAGTCAGGTCAGCCAGGACGTGCAGGTGCAGCAGGTGGTCGGCAAGGCCTCGGCCCAGGTCTACGCCGCCGAAGCCACCGCCCTGCGCGCGGCGCAGGCTTCGCAACATGCCTATGAAAGCCGCTTCAGCCACGACGCCGATACCGAACATCACGCCAACGTCGCCGCCGAACTGGAATCGGCCCAGGCCCAGGTCGTCATCGCCGACCTGATACTGCGCGCCACCAGCGACCTGTTCAACGCACTCAGCGCTTCAGCCACCAGCAGCGCAAAAGCCCTCGACCGCCATTGGCGAAATGCTCGCACCGCGGCCTCGCACAACCCGCTGATCTATAAGGAACGCATCATTGGCGATTGGCAGATCAACGGGACGGAGCCGCCGTATGTCTGGCAGATTGGTGGCGGGACGAAAGGCGAGCTCAACGCAGCAAATCGGTGA
- the sfnG gene encoding dimethylsulfone monooxygenase SfnG, translated as MSQDTIKFAYWVPNVSGGLVVSKIEQRTDWGIDYNRKLAQIAEEAGFDYALSQVRFTAGYGAEYQHESVAFSHALLAATTRLKVIAAVLPGPWTPSVLAKQIATIDHLTGGRVAVNVVSGWFKGEFTAIGEPWLEHDERYRRSEEFITALKGIWTTDNFTFRGDFYRFHDYTLKPKPLQQHPEIFQGGSSRAARDMAARVSDWYFTNGNTVEGVKAQIDDIQAKAAANHHKVKVGINAFVIARDTEEEARAVLAQIIDQADPEAVNAFGDAARQAGKSSPEGEGNWARSSFEDLVQYNDGFKTNLIGTPRQIAERIVALKAVGVDLVLAGFLHFQEEVEYFGRKVLPLVRELEQRKVATRTAAVA; from the coding sequence ATGAGCCAGGACACGATCAAGTTTGCTTACTGGGTACCTAACGTCAGCGGCGGGCTGGTGGTCAGCAAGATCGAGCAACGCACCGACTGGGGGATCGACTACAACCGCAAGCTGGCCCAGATCGCCGAGGAGGCCGGGTTCGACTACGCCTTGTCTCAGGTGCGCTTTACCGCCGGTTATGGCGCCGAATACCAGCACGAATCGGTGGCCTTCAGTCACGCCTTGCTGGCCGCCACCACGCGCCTGAAAGTTATCGCGGCGGTGTTGCCGGGGCCATGGACGCCTTCGGTGCTGGCCAAGCAGATTGCAACCATCGATCATCTGACCGGCGGCCGAGTCGCGGTCAACGTGGTGTCCGGCTGGTTCAAGGGCGAGTTCACCGCCATTGGCGAGCCATGGCTGGAGCACGACGAACGCTATCGCCGCTCCGAAGAGTTCATCACCGCGCTCAAGGGCATCTGGACCACCGACAATTTCACCTTTCGCGGTGACTTCTACCGCTTCCATGACTACACCCTCAAGCCGAAGCCCTTGCAGCAGCATCCGGAAATCTTCCAGGGCGGTAGCTCGCGTGCCGCACGGGACATGGCTGCGCGGGTTTCCGACTGGTATTTCACCAACGGCAATACGGTGGAAGGCGTCAAGGCCCAGATCGATGACATTCAGGCGAAAGCCGCTGCCAACCACCACAAGGTCAAGGTCGGGATAAACGCTTTTGTCATCGCCCGCGACACCGAAGAAGAGGCGCGTGCAGTCCTGGCGCAAATCATCGATCAGGCCGACCCGGAAGCGGTGAATGCCTTTGGCGACGCGGCCAGGCAGGCCGGCAAGTCGAGCCCGGAAGGCGAGGGCAACTGGGCCAGATCCAGTTTCGAGGACCTTGTGCAATACAACGATGGCTTCAAGACCAACCTGATCGGTACACCCCGGCAGATCGCCGAACGGATCGTGGCGCTCAAGGCCGTGGGCGTCGATCTGGTGCTCGCGGGGTTCCTGCACTTCCAGGAGGAAGTCGAGTATTTCGGCCGCAAGGTCCTGCCGCTGGTGCGTGAGCTGGAGCAACGCAAGGTGGCGACCAGAACAGCGGCAGTCGCTTAG
- a CDS encoding AMP-binding protein, with product MGTLTNLPDEAPSSLPQWLQHQARRHGADVALRHKHLGIWQVRTWGQVAEEVQRLADALQARGFSAGATLTIISRPRPQALLAALAAQWLGGVASLFDPLEPATGQVQLLGTLQPDFVLVEGREEILRLQAAQVVARVLVYLDKRGLPESIPFVQALDYAALIAQRPVAERAPQGLGQETAFVFYRQGAQAIEQQRLSHAELLQEGQRLVARESLGRQEEALVARGFASGGQARYLLAPWLIAGFRLNFPENLATRDRDRRELGPTLVAGTRETYERLHGYALERLPEPGSWSRKLVNWALATEPGVLQRHLGGWLVRRPLRDVLGFTRTRVPLLVGDTLRAETRVFFETLGIRVRHCSDSVEWTSPVSTAENVTEDWIERQSQWA from the coding sequence ATGGGTACGCTCACCAACCTGCCCGACGAGGCGCCGTCGAGTTTGCCCCAGTGGCTGCAGCACCAGGCGCGGCGACACGGTGCGGACGTCGCCCTGCGTCATAAGCATCTGGGCATCTGGCAGGTGCGGACCTGGGGGCAGGTGGCCGAAGAGGTGCAGCGCCTGGCGGATGCCTTGCAGGCCCGAGGCTTTTCGGCGGGCGCGACGCTGACCATCATCAGCCGGCCCAGGCCGCAGGCGCTGCTTGCGGCACTGGCGGCGCAGTGGCTGGGCGGCGTAGCGAGCCTGTTCGATCCGTTGGAGCCGGCCACCGGACAAGTGCAACTGCTTGGCACTCTGCAGCCGGACTTCGTACTGGTTGAGGGCCGCGAGGAGATCCTTCGCCTACAAGCGGCACAGGTAGTCGCCCGTGTGCTGGTTTACCTCGATAAGCGTGGCCTGCCGGAATCGATTCCATTCGTTCAAGCGCTGGATTATGCCGCGCTGATTGCCCAGCGGCCTGTCGCTGAACGAGCGCCTCAAGGACTTGGGCAGGAAACCGCATTCGTGTTCTATCGCCAAGGTGCGCAGGCAATCGAACAGCAACGCCTCAGTCACGCCGAGCTATTGCAGGAAGGCCAACGGTTGGTGGCGCGCGAATCGCTCGGGCGGCAGGAAGAAGCGCTGGTCGCGCGAGGGTTCGCTTCAGGCGGGCAAGCCCGCTATCTGCTGGCGCCTTGGCTGATCGCCGGTTTTCGCCTGAACTTTCCAGAGAACCTCGCCACCCGTGATCGTGACCGACGGGAACTGGGCCCGACACTGGTGGCCGGGACGCGGGAAACCTACGAGCGTTTGCACGGGTACGCGCTGGAGCGTTTGCCGGAACCCGGCAGTTGGTCCCGCAAGTTAGTGAACTGGGCGTTAGCAACGGAACCGGGTGTGTTGCAACGGCATCTGGGGGGCTGGCTGGTACGGCGACCACTGCGCGACGTGCTGGGGTTTACCCGCACCCGCGTGCCCCTGTTGGTGGGCGATACCTTGCGGGCCGAGACCCGGGTGTTCTTCGAGACCCTGGGAATCCGGGTTCGCCACTGCAGCGATTCGGTCGAATGGACGTCGCCGGTGAGTACCGCAGAGAACGTCACCGAGGACTGGATCGAACGCCAGTCGCAATGGGCTTGA
- a CDS encoding sigma-54 interaction domain-containing protein, translating into MQLLTLPPSPGLATSIRATAQVFEDPSSQALLAHLQKVAPSDASVLIIGQTGTGKELVARHIHNLSARQGKPFVAVNCGAFSETLVEAELFGHEKGAFTGALTAKAGWFEEADGGTLFLDEIGDLPLPIQVKLLRVLQEREVVRLGSRKSIKINVRVLAATNVQLEKAINAGHFREDLYYRLNVVSLVLKPLRERPGDILPLIRHFIAEYSRRLGYGEVALDAQAQRKLLDYAWPGNIRELENVIHHTLLICRNQLIGVQDLHLSNFRIDRQDAAPESPPLNAEALLQKAFEKLLEQEHGDLHEKVETALLRAAYRYANCNQVHTAALLGLSRNVTRTLLIRIGELVVSKRRPALSTHNGQVINLST; encoded by the coding sequence ATGCAACTGCTCACACTTCCCCCGTCACCAGGCCTGGCCACGTCGATTCGTGCCACGGCCCAAGTCTTTGAAGACCCGAGCTCCCAGGCCCTGCTGGCTCACTTGCAAAAAGTGGCACCCAGCGACGCCAGTGTGCTGATCATCGGCCAAACCGGTACGGGCAAGGAGTTGGTCGCCCGGCACATACACAATCTCAGCGCCCGCCAGGGCAAGCCGTTCGTTGCGGTCAACTGTGGGGCGTTCTCCGAGACGCTGGTGGAAGCCGAGCTGTTCGGGCACGAAAAAGGCGCGTTCACCGGTGCATTGACCGCCAAGGCAGGCTGGTTCGAAGAAGCTGACGGCGGCACCTTGTTCCTGGATGAGATCGGTGATCTGCCACTGCCGATCCAGGTCAAGCTGCTCAGGGTGCTCCAGGAACGTGAAGTGGTCCGCCTGGGCTCGCGCAAGAGCATCAAGATCAACGTGCGCGTCTTGGCGGCCACCAATGTGCAACTGGAAAAAGCCATCAACGCCGGCCACTTTCGCGAAGATCTCTACTACCGTCTCAATGTGGTCAGCCTCGTTCTCAAACCGCTGCGCGAGCGCCCCGGTGACATCTTGCCGTTGATACGCCATTTCATCGCCGAGTACAGCCGCAGGCTGGGTTACGGCGAGGTGGCGCTGGATGCGCAGGCGCAGCGCAAACTGCTTGATTACGCCTGGCCGGGCAATATCCGCGAGCTGGAAAACGTCATCCATCACACCCTGCTGATCTGCCGCAATCAGCTGATTGGCGTCCAGGATCTGCACTTGTCCAACTTTCGTATCGACCGCCAGGACGCAGCACCGGAGAGCCCCCCTCTCAATGCGGAGGCGCTGTTGCAAAAGGCCTTTGAAAAGCTGCTCGAGCAAGAGCATGGCGATCTGCATGAGAAGGTCGAAACGGCACTGTTGCGCGCAGCCTACCGATACGCCAACTGCAACCAGGTCCACACCGCCGCCCTGCTGGGCCTGAGCCGCAATGTCACGCGCACGCTGCTGATCAGGATCGGTGAGCTGGTAGTCAGCAAACGCCGTCCGGCGCTGAGCACGCACAACGGCCAGGTGATCAACCTTTCAACCTGA
- the msuE gene encoding FMN reductase has product MSRQFKVVAISGSVQRPSRTLVLLQALVERLGQQLPIEVRLIELAEVGPGFAGVLRREVLPAAVQDHLRAIESADLLIAASPVYRASYTGLFKHLFDFVHHEALRNVPVLLAATGGSERHALVIDHQLRPLFGFFQALSLPVGVYATETDFTHYRISSTEVLERIERAVEAALSSLASDARRNTSAA; this is encoded by the coding sequence ATGAGCAGACAATTCAAAGTAGTGGCGATATCAGGCAGCGTGCAGCGACCGTCCCGCACGTTGGTCCTGCTCCAGGCACTGGTGGAAAGGCTCGGGCAGCAATTGCCGATCGAGGTGCGCCTGATTGAGTTGGCCGAAGTCGGTCCTGGGTTCGCCGGCGTGTTGCGTCGTGAAGTGTTGCCCGCCGCCGTGCAGGATCATCTGCGCGCCATTGAAAGCGCCGATCTGCTGATCGCCGCAAGCCCGGTCTATCGGGCGTCGTACACGGGGCTGTTCAAGCACCTGTTCGATTTCGTTCATCACGAAGCCCTCAGGAACGTCCCCGTGCTATTGGCCGCCACGGGGGGCTCCGAGCGCCATGCCCTGGTCATCGATCATCAGCTACGCCCGCTGTTCGGGTTTTTCCAGGCCCTCAGTCTGCCGGTTGGGGTCTATGCCACTGAGACCGATTTTACCCACTACCGGATCTCCAGCACCGAAGTGCTGGAGCGTATCGAGCGTGCTGTCGAGGCGGCGTTGTCGAGCCTTGCCTCGGATGCCCGGCGCAATACCAGCGCCGCCTGA
- a CDS encoding branched-chain amino acid ABC transporter permease: MFYREAGQFNTRYAEGRRVFALRQDRHGLAALLLFAFVGVPWIGNDYWLSAILIPFLVLSLAGLGLNLLTGYAGQLSLGSAAFMAVGAFATYNLEVRVAGLPLLFSIALGGLAAALVAVLFGLPSLRIKGFYLLVSTLAAQFFVTWALTRYSWFSNNSASGVISAPRLEVLGVNLDAPSGRYLLTLTVVVALFWLGKNLVRSELGRNWMAVRDMDTAAAVIGIQPAKTKLLAFAISGFFLGVAGALWAFAYLGTVEPHGFDLNRSFQILFIIIIGGLGSLLGNFLGAAFIVLFPVLLSNLASLLPGGLIDAGQVENLQKMLFGALIILFLIKEPEGLARLWQRCRERMRLWPLRY; the protein is encoded by the coding sequence ATGTTTTATCGAGAAGCAGGCCAGTTCAATACACGCTATGCCGAGGGCCGTCGCGTCTTCGCCTTGCGCCAGGATCGCCACGGGCTCGCCGCGCTGTTGCTGTTTGCCTTTGTCGGCGTGCCCTGGATTGGCAACGACTACTGGCTCAGCGCGATTCTGATTCCGTTCCTGGTGCTGTCCCTGGCCGGGTTGGGACTCAATCTGCTGACCGGTTATGCCGGGCAACTGTCGCTCGGTTCGGCAGCGTTCATGGCGGTCGGGGCCTTTGCCACCTACAACCTCGAAGTGCGTGTCGCTGGCTTGCCGTTGTTGTTCAGCATCGCTTTGGGTGGGTTGGCGGCGGCACTGGTGGCGGTGCTGTTCGGCTTGCCGAGCCTGCGTATCAAGGGTTTCTATCTGCTGGTTTCGACCCTGGCGGCGCAGTTCTTCGTGACCTGGGCGCTGACCCGGTACAGCTGGTTTTCCAACAACAGTGCCTCAGGCGTGATCAGCGCGCCGCGCCTGGAGGTACTGGGTGTGAACCTGGACGCCCCGAGCGGTCGCTACCTGTTGACGCTGACCGTGGTGGTGGCGCTGTTCTGGCTGGGCAAGAACCTGGTGCGCAGCGAGCTGGGGCGCAACTGGATGGCGGTGCGCGACATGGACACCGCCGCGGCCGTCATCGGTATTCAACCGGCAAAAACCAAATTGCTGGCCTTCGCCATCAGCGGGTTTTTCCTGGGAGTGGCCGGCGCGCTGTGGGCCTTCGCCTACCTGGGCACCGTGGAGCCCCATGGCTTCGATCTCAATCGGTCTTTCCAGATTCTGTTCATCATCATTATCGGCGGGCTCGGCAGCCTGCTGGGCAACTTCCTCGGGGCGGCGTTCATCGTCCTGTTCCCCGTCCTGCTCTCGAACCTGGCGTCGCTGCTGCCCGGCGGGCTGATCGACGCCGGTCAGGTGGAAAACCTGCAGAAGATGCTCTTCGGCGCCCTGATCATCCTGTTCCTGATCAAGGAGCCAGAGGGCCTGGCGCGCCTCTGGCAGCGCTGTCGCGAGCGCATGCGGCTGTGGCCGCTGCGCTACTGA